The Candidatus Auribacterota bacterium genomic interval GTATGTGCGCGATCGCGCTTGGCGTTTATTCCATTATTATAAAAAGGGATAAGTCATGGTCTATCCCTATGCTCATTATTGGGACCGTATCAATCCTCTCCTCGTATTTCTTCCTAATCCCGTATTTTAATCCGTCGGGTAAATACCCAACTGTTTTAATTACAGGCCGATCTGGTGGTTTAATGCCTTTTCAGCTTTATAAGAATATGGTGAGCATAGAAAATGCCAGGTATAGCTATTTTCTGCTCGCTCCCGCCTTGTTTGTGTTACCTTTTTTAAATCCTTCGTGCATACTCGCCACCCCTTTTATCGTAGGGGTACTCTTATCCGGCAAGCTTCTGACTAAGTGGATTGGCTACCACTACCATGCTTTTGTTATGGTTGCCCTTTTTATAAGCTGCATACTATCGCTGGGTCATTTTGGCTCTCTGGGATACTCTAATAAGAAACCCGGTGAGGGCGTGTTTCTCTGCAAACTCTGCATTGTGCTCATGCTGTTTGTTGCCACATCTTTGACCTGTTATCAATACATACCCTCTATTAAAACGGAGATCATGGCTCCGTATGGCTGGAATGGCCTTATACCTCTTGCCGAGTACAAACAAGCGCTGGCCGAGGCGATCTCTATTATTCCTCCCCAGGCCAGCATCGCCGTGCCTCGATACACAGCCCCCCATCTTGCCAATAGGGATCATGTATTGTACGACCTTCCAGGGGAGCGGCCCGACTATGCGCTCATTGACAAGAACACAAAAGATAAAGCGACTCTTGGCCGTTTAAACGAGAAATTTCTCAATGACAGTAACTATCTGTCAAATTATAAAAGTATATTTTGTAGAAATGGGATACACTTATACAGGAGAAAAGATAAAACTAGATAGATCAATCATGTTGCCGCGCTGATTG includes:
- a CDS encoding DUF2079 domain-containing protein, with protein sequence MKTTQRLVSVALPLVYLAILAPIYLWGKIPNANTIIFHLINAVLLLAVSLSVDRPYAQQLGEWFNRHADTIIAFIVVIVAILFCVLNYLKFTNYGFVGEDLSKFAQSFYSTTYRHQLFTNSYARSHFGIHFSPFLFILCPAYWLCPHPWILIFAKVLSLSLSMIPVYLIARDALSKMAALVIVGSYLMSPAVFSQFLFEFYELQFAPLVIGFCLYYFLKKKKAFFFLCLIILISIREEMGMCAIALGVYSIIIKRDKSWSIPMLIIGTVSILSSYFFLIPYFNPSGKYPTVLITGRSGGLMPFQLYKNMVSIENARYSYFLLAPALFVLPFLNPSCILATPFIVGVLLSGKLLTKWIGYHYHAFVMVALFISCILSLGHFGSLGYSNKKPGEGVFLCKLCIVLMLFVATSLTCYQYIPSIKTEIMAPYGWNGLIPLAEYKQALAEAISIIPPQASIAVPRYTAPHLANRDHVLYDLPGERPDYALIDKNTKDKATLGRLNEKFLNDSNYLSNYKSIFCRNGIHLYRRKDKTR